The stretch of DNA TGTAAGATCATAATTATTGATACGGGTCTTTTCCACATAAAAAGGGAATCTTTTGTTACAATAGAACCAGAAGTGATGTGGATCATTCAGGAATCGAAGTCGATTTGCTTTATAAAAAGAAGATATCAATGAACTTCTATGAAATGGTTTCACGGGATTCAGCCAATTGTCTCGATCCTGGGATATCATTGAGAAATAGGAATCCGTGTTATCAAAGGATTTCCTGCGATTATTTCTAGTATGGAATGAGTCAATCATCCACTTTGGTATCTTTTTGAACAAAAATGGTAATATTGTTCCTCCATTGATCAAGAATTTCGGTCTTTGGGAAGTATCATGATCatccaataaaaataaaaagggttTCAATTTATTCAAATGAACGATTTGAACACCTATTGATTCTAACAACTGATTGCAGAGTTGATCATTCGgacctttcaattcatagatgtgGATCTCGGACCTATGAATGGGGATATTCCCGATACTCACAAAGAAAAGGGGAAGTGACTTGGACAAAAAGGGAAGTGACTTGGACAAAAAGAGAAGTGACTTGGACAAATCTTGTTTGTCGATAGCCTCGGACCAATCAATCGAATATTGATTAATACGTAATCGATTGAACACTACTTGAAAACGGTTCTTCTGTTCAGAAACGAAATGTTCCAAATGTTCCTGGAAATTCTTGCTCCCATTGGAACATTTGTATCTATATGCATCAGGATCCCGATTCATGGATCTCTCGGTTCGAGAAATAAGAGGATCAAACCATTTCTTCTGACTCTTTTTCAAATTCGATAAATGTTGGTTGATCGTATATTTCATTATAGTTATATGATTCAGAGTATCATTTCCTATTCGATCCCTTTGAATTCCATATTCGAAGTTGCGATCGGATCTATTCATTAAAAAGAATCGATTCGATACATTTCTTATGTACCCATAGGTGCTATattggatttgaatcagatttcggATCAATCTATATTGATTGACTGCCTCCATTATGTTGTTGCTAGCAAATACCGCTGTTTTTAGTTTTGGATCTTCCAAATCATTCCCGCAGTAGATCCGGACCGATTTTTTTCTGATCCTTCGATAAAAAGATTCATTCTCTTCATAAAAAAGAGGAGGTAGAACCAATAAAGATTTCTTTTTCGATTCATCTCTGGAGTTGAATACCtcattcaagaattttttttgatccaaccCGTAGGAATCAATAGAAAAGGCAAATCCCCTATGATACACCAGATCCGGCTCGGTTATTGATAGAGTGAATAGATCTGCCATTTCTTGAAATCTCTCTTCTGATTCAAAATCGTGGTGTAACGTGTATCCCCCTTTGTTCCGGTCATGGAATAgatgaaataaatcaaaaaatggattttttttcaagaatgaaATCTTATTGGAACTGTCCATATCCGGTTCATCCTTCGGAACCATATCACATCCCGGATCTGATGAAATAGGATGAATTGAGGCGGTATTTTGTAAATACGTAATTATCTTGAATATATCAACCATTTCTTTATTTTCCGATCGCCTGGAAGGGACAAAAGAAACATCttgttttttcttcaaaaatttctgatCTCTAGTGGACCTCTCAGTAGGATTCGAACCCAGATGAAGTTCTGACCATCTGTCAGAGAAAAAAGAACGAATTGATCTTGTAGGATTCCCAAGAAATTCTTCGATTTCTTCCGGAAGCAGATGATTATTCATCTGCTTCTCACGTTCCGTGAATAGCCGGGACATTGAGGAAGATCCAAAAAGGCATTTCGGGAATCGATCTGATTCTATCTCTGTTCGTTCCGTTTGAAGAAAGGAAGGATCCAAAAGAATCGATCTTTCTTTTAGTTGCTGAATCTCTGTTTGATCGATCAATGTGTGATATTCCGAATCCTCATTTCTAATGGAATCGAAATGATCTATGGATTGATCAGAAGATCCTTTCAATTGGCTAGAATCCCTTACTTGAACGAAAATAGATCTTGTGGAATCATATTGAATATTTGACAATACATTCCGTACCTTGCTAAAAAACCGATCCTTGTTTACCAACCACACATTGTCTAACCAAATCAAATTCTCTCTCGATACGTTCCTCAAAAAATCCGATTCGTGCTGATTCTTCCCCCAACTAACGAAGAGATCTTGGCGGAATTGCCACATATGAAATTGAGCACAATTTTGCAAAGAAATACCCCACTTGTTTCTCGAGAAGAGATGGGAAACATGCTCAATATCATTTGATTGAATAGTTGCCTCAGCTCCTTGTTGTTTGAAGAAAACCTCCCCTTCAATTGGTCTTTTTTCACGAAAAGCAGACATGAGATAACAAATCAAGTCTTTCCCTAAGATTTCGAATAGCTGTCCCGAATTCAAGTTGATTATGTTTCGCTTCTTCCTCGGAGAAAGACGATCAAACAATTCCCAATCATGGTCCTTGCGGATCGGATCATCCGTATAGGATAAAAAAAGAAACTCCAGATATTTGCTATCTTTCTCTTTGAATGAGATCTCAATTCCAGCTACGGTTTCATTAGATATCTTACAACTAGAATCCCTCTTTTTTCCGATCCGGTTCCTCCACCACCGCGAACTCCGGTTAGATTCAGGCATGATACACTTTTTATTTATTGGGAGAACCCAAGTACTCTCTTGCGGATCCATGAAACAACTCTCAGAAATCTTTTTCCCTTTTGGAAGATACAGGAGCGAAACGATCAACCTATTGATATTGGAAGACCAAAAAGATTCTTCCAATGTCTCATTTCTGGGTCCAATGGAATTCATAGGTATAGGAAGAATAGGTATAGGAAGAAGCCCCATCAAATAGAGATTTTTTCTTTCGACCATCTTTCGATTGTTAATACGAGATATAAGGACCGCTACTACAAGCAGTACTACACCTTTGATCGTGAAATATCGATTGCTTGTTGAACCCCGTGAATCACGTGAAAGTAGGATACTCCAAATTCGGGGGTCAAAGAGTTTCATAAAACGTTCTTGGTGGAAAAAAATGTGAGTGAAAGATCccactgaatcgaatttgatccaTGAATCTAAGAAATAGTGAGAATTCTTGATCTCTCTCAATATCTCTCTCAATTCGAAGATCCAGGATTTGAATTGATGTCCTTTCATTGATTCCTCCTAAAGATTTCATTTCAATTGGAATTTGGTTATTCACGATGTACGATGATCCCTTTTAAGCATCCATGGCTGAATGGTTAAAGCGCCCAACTCATAATTGGCAAATTCGTAGGTTCAATTCCTGCTGGATGCACACCAATGGGAACGTTCAATAAGTCTATTGGAATTGGCTCTGTATCAATGGAATCTCATCATCCATACATAACGAATTGGTATATTCATACCATAACATATGAACAGTAAGAACTAGAATTCTTATCGATACTGGAACTCATAGGGAAGAAAATGGATTTATGGATGGAATCAAATATGCAGTATTTACAGAAAAAAGTATTCGGTTATTGGGGAACAATCAATATACTTCTAATGTCGAATCAGGATCAACTAGGACAGAAATAAAGCATTGGGTCGAACTCTTCTTTGGTGTCAAGGTAATAGCTATGAATAGTTATCGACTCCCGGGAAAGGGTAGAAGAATGGGACCTATTATGGGACATACAATGCATTACAGACGTATGATCATTACGCTTCAACCGGGTTATTCTATTCCACCTCTTATAGAGAAAAGAACTTAAAGCAAAATACTTAATAACACGGCGATACATTTATACAAAACTTCTACCCCGAGCACACGCAATGGAGCCGTAGACAGTCAAGTGAAATCCAATCCACGAAATAATTTGATCTATGGACAGCATCGTTGTGGTAAAGGTCGTAATGCCAGAGGAATCATTACCGCAAGGCATAGAGGGGGAGGTCATAAGCGCCTATACCGTAAAATCGATTTTCGACGGAATGAAAAAGACATATCCGGTAGAATCGTAACCATAGAATACGACCCTAATCGAAATGCATACATTTGTCTCATACACTATGGGGATGGTGAGAAGAGATATATTTTACATCCCAGAGGGGCTATAATTGGAGATACCATTGTTTCTGGTACAGAAGTTCCTATATCAATGGGAAATGCCCTACCTTTGAGTGCGGTTTGAACTATTGATTTACGTAATTGGAAGTAACCAATTAGGTTTACGATGAAACCTAGAAATCGATCACTGATCCAATTTGAGTACCTCTACGGGATAGACCTCAACAGAAAACTGTTGAGTAACGGCAGCAAGTGATTGAGTTCAGTAGTTCCTCATAGAAAATTATTGACTCTAGAGATATGGTAATATGGAGAAGACAAAATTGTTTGAAGCACGCACAGAACCGGAAGCGCCCCTTGTTTCAAAGAGAGGAGGACGGGTTATTCACATTTAATTTGATGGTCAGAGGCGAATTGAAAGCTAAGCAGTGGTAATTAAGATCCCCCGggggaaaaagagagatgtcTCCTACGTTACCCGTAATATGTGGAAGTATCGACGTAATTTCATAGAGTCATTCGGTCTGAATGCTACATGAAGAACATAAGCCAGATGACGGAACGGGGAGACCTAGGATGTAGAAGATCATAACATGAGTGATTCGGCAGATTTGGATTCCTATATATCCACTCATGTGGTACTTCATCATACGATTCATATAAGATCCATCTGTCTAGATATCATCATATACATCTAGAAAGCCGTATGCTTTGGAAGAAGCTTGTACAGTTTGGGAAGGggtttttattgataaaaaagaAGAATCTACTTCAACCGATATGCCCTTAGGCACGGCCATACATAACATAGAAATCACACTTGGAAAGGGTGGACAATTAGCTAGAGCAGCAGGTGCTGTAGCGAAACTGATTGCAAAAGAGGGTAAATCGGCCACATTAAGATTACCATCTGGGGAGGTCCGTTTGATATCCAAAAACTGCTTAGCAACAGTCGGACAAGTGGGTAATGTTGGGGTGAACCAAAAAAGTTTGGGTAGAGCCGGATCTAAGTGTTGGCTAGGTAAGCGTCCTGTAGTAAGAGGAGTAGTTATGAACCCTGTAGACCATCCCCATGGGGGCGGTGAAGGGAGAGCCCCAATTGGTAGAAAAAAACCCACAACCCCTTGGGGTTATCCTGCGCTTGGAAGAAGAAGtaggaaaaggaaaaaatataGTGATAGTTTTATTCTTCGTCGCCGTAAATAGGAATATTGAAAAtcgaattttttttggaatttgaaATAATGTGATGGGCGAACGACGGGAATTGAACCCGCGCATGGTGGATTCACAATCCACTGCCTTGATCCACTTGGCTACATCCGCCCCTTATCTAGCTAAAGgattttctcttttttccatTCATCATTATTGTATTTATTCTGACCTCCATACTTAGATCGAGATATTGGACATAGAATGCCAATCTTTAAAATGTAAAAAAAAGGAGTAATCAGCTGTGACACGTTCactaaaaaaaaatccttttgtaGCTAATCATTTAGCGGGAAAAATTGAAAAACTCAACATGAGGGAGGAGAAAGAAATAATAGTAACTTGGTCTCGGGCATCTACCATTATACCCACAATGATTGGCCATACAATCGCTATTCATAATGGAAAGGAAAATTTACCTATTTATATAACAGATCGTATGGTAGGTCACAAATTGGGAGAATTCGCGCCTACTCTGACTTTCGCGAGACATGCAAGAAACGACAATAAATCTCGTcgttaaattattaaaattttaataatatttttgaatattaaataataatagaaatattattaatataaataaaaaaagtaaaataaaatataaaaaaaaagaaaaatactaaAAAAGTACTTACTAATACTTATGTGTTGTGTGCAAAACACTATTGAATCAAACAATGGAGCAATACCCAACTAAAACAAGATATTGGGTATTGCTCcattccttcaacgattcatataCACTAAGACAAAAGTCTTATCCATTTGTAGATGGAACTTCGACAGCAGCTAGGTCTAGAGGGAAGTTGTGAGCATTACGTTCATGCATTACTTCCATACCAAGGTTAGCACGATTGATGATATCAGCCCAAGTGTTGATAACACGACCCTGACTGTCAACTACAGATTGGTTGAAATTGAAACCATTTAGGTTGAAAGCCATAGTACTAATACCTAAAGCAGTGAACCAGATACCTACTACAGGCCAAGCAGCCAAGAAGAAATGTAAGGAACGAGAATTGTTGAAACTAGCATATTGGAAGATCAATCGGCCAAAATAACCATGAGCAGCTACGATATTATAAGTTTCTTCCTCTTGACCGAATCTGTAACCCGCATTAGCAGATTCGTTTTCAGTGGTTTCCCTGATCAAACTAGAGGTTACCAAGGAACCATGCATAGCACTGAATAGGGAGCCGCCGAATACACCAGCTACACCCAACATGTGAAATGGATGCATAAGGATGTTGTGTTCCGCCTGGAATACAATCATGAAGTTGAAAGTACCAGATATTCCTAAAGGCATACCATCAgagaaacttccttgaccaatagGGTAGATCAAGAAAACAGCAGTAGCAGCTGCAACAGGAGCTGAATATGCAACAGCAATCCAAGGACGCATACCCAGGCGGAAACTAAGTTCCCACTCACGACCCATGTAACAAGCTACACCAAGTAAGAAGTGTAGAACAATTAGCTCATAAGGACCGCCATTGTATAACCACTCATCAACAGATGCCGCTTCCCATATCGGATAAAAATGCAAACCGATAGCTGCAGAAGTCGGAATAATGGCACCAGAGATAATATTGTTTCCATAAAGTAGAGAACCAGAAACTGGTTCACGAATACCATCAATATCTACTGGAGGAGCAGCAATGAAGGCGATAATGAATACAGAAGTTGCGGTCAATAAGGTAGGGATCATCAAAACACCGAACCATCCAATGTAAAGACGGTTTTCAGTGCTGGTTATCCAGTTGCAGAAGCGACCCCATAGGCTTGTACTTTCGCGTCTCTCTAAAATTGCAGTCATGGTAAGATCTTGGTTTATTCAATTTTCAAGGACTCCCAAGCACACGTATTAACTAGAAATGAGATAGATAATAGAAGGCTTGTTATTTAACAGTATAACATGTCTTATATGCCAATGTCAACCAATCTCAACAGATATATATCTCTATGACTAAATCCCACAAAACAATTTGTAAATAAAGTgaattaaaatagaaaaaaatctttcttttttccaTATGGGTTGCCCGGGACTCGAACCCGGAACTAGTCGGATGGAGTAGATAACTTTTCTTTGTTGGAATAGAGGAAAAGATCCCTCCCCAAACCGTGCTTGCATTTTTCATTGCACACGACTTTACCTATGTATAATATAAAACTTGGGTCCCGAGAAGATAATAATTTTGACTACTCAGTTGATTCAACCACTACATTACTATTACTGCAATGAGCATTTCAGAatgaaaattcatgaatttttttctctcttgatcaTTTATAGATCATTTCTATTCTATTCATAAGTCTCATCACGTCACCAAACCCATTATGAATAATTCACCAGGTCATTGATACGGATAATATCCAAATACCAAATACGTTCTATATGTGATTCATGTAAAGAAAAAGAAGTTGTTTTTGGGAAGATCAAAGAAACAACTTGTTCTTCTTCCGTAAAGAATTCTTCTAATAATCCCGAACCTAATCTTTGCAAAAAAGCGCGTACCATACTTTTATGTTTACGAGCCAAAGTTCTAGCACACGAAAATCGAAGTATATACTTTATTCGATACAAACTCTGTTTTTTTGAGGATCCACTGTGATAATGAGAAAGATTTCTACATATCCGACCAAATCGATCAATAATATCGCAATCTGATAAATTGGTCCAGATCGGCTTACTAATAGGATGCCCCGATACGGTACAAAATTTAGCTTTAGACAATGATCCAATAAGAGGAATAACAGGGACTCTGGTATCGAATTTTTTAATAACAGTATCTATTAGAAATGAATTCTCTAGCATTTGATTCCTTACCGCCGAAGGATTTATTAGTACACTTGAAAGATAACCTAGAAAATAGAAAGAACAGCTTGATAATTGGTTTATATGGATCCTGTACGGTTGAGACCAAAAGTGAAAATAATATTGCCAGAAATTGACAAGATGACATTTCCATTTCTTCATCAGAAGATGAGTCCCCTTTGAAACCAGAATTGCTTTTCCTTGATATCGAACATAATGCATGAAGGGATCCTTGAAGAACCATAGGGTCTTCTGAAAATAATTACGGCGCACTACTATAAGATGTTCGATTTTTCCATAGAAATGTGTTCGCTCAAGAAAGGCTCC from Elaeis guineensis isolate ETL-2024a unplaced genomic scaffold, EG11 Super_Scaffold_1000265, whole genome shotgun sequence encodes:
- the LOC140854579 gene encoding large ribosomal subunit protein uL2cz/uL2cy, with the translated sequence SKILNNTAIHLYKTSTPSTRNGAVDSQVKSNPRNNLIYGQHRCGKGRNARGIITARHRGGGHKRLYRKIDFRRNEKDISGRIVTIEYDPNRNAYICLIHYGDGEKRYILHPRGAIIGDTIVSGTEVPISMGNALPLKSTSTDMPLGTAIHNIEITLGKGGQLARAAGAVAKLIAKEGKSATLRLPSGEVRLISKNCLATVGQVGNVGVNQKSLGRAGSKCWLGKRPVVRGVVMNPVDHPHGGGEGRAPIGRKKPTTPWGYPALGRRSRKRKKYSDSFILRRRK